The Chloroflexota bacterium sequence TTTGGGATGGAACTGAAGGAAATGAAGGAACTGACGGAAAGCTGGAAACGGAGGAAACTTATTTGCCCATTTTTTGTTTCAGCGCGGCGAGGCGTTTTTCGATTTCGTCGTTCGCGCCGAGTTGATCGAATTCATCGTCCATCGAAGACTTGGCTAACTCCTCGGATGCCGCGGCGCGCGCTTCTTGCTCTTGGATGCGGCGTTCCATGCGCGCGAGGTCGGACGAATAGTCCACGGCGGAAAGTTTGGCGGATGCGCTCTTGATTTGCTGTTCGGCGCGGACGCGTTTCGCGCGCGCGATCAGCGTATCCTTTTTGCTACGCGCGTCCTGATACTTGGCGTCGAGCGCGTCGAGGTCCGCTTTTAATTTTTGCACGGCGGTCTTTTGCGCCTCCAGTTGTTTGCCGTACACTTGCTCTTGTTCTTCATAATCGGCTTGGCGGCGCAACGCCTCGCGGGCAAGGTCTTCGCGACCTTTCGACAAAGCGAGTTCGGCTTTTTGTTCCCACTCGTCGGCGTTCTTTTTCGCCGCGTTGAGATCGTTCTGAAGCATTTTCTCTTGCGCGATTTGCTCGGCGACTTGCGCCTTGCCTTTATCGAGTGCATCTTCCATGTCGCGCATAATTTGGTTCAACAATTTTTCCGGATCTTCGGCGCTATTGAGCAAGTCGTTGATGTTCGCGCGCAAAATCTGTGTGGTGCGTTCCAGAATTCCCATCGTACCCCCTTTGGAATTTTTGATTTTATCGAAATGATTCGGCAGAATCCAGGTTTCTTCGAGAGACCTGGATTCTATCTACGATACACTTGGATTTCGGTTGCATCAATCGCGCGTCCCAGCATCACGCGCGTCTCGGCGCCATAGTCTTCAGCCCACAAGACACTGCCGAGTTCGCCGGTGTAGCGCGCATAGTTGACGCTCCCGCGTTTGCTTCCGCTCGCGCCCACGACGTTCGCGTTCGCGGTACCGCTCTCGACGCGCGTGAAGGATTGCTTATCGTACTCGAGCGAATCGGGCGGCGGTGTTGGCACGCGCAACGCGATTTCGTCGCACCACCCAATCGCATCGTTCGGTCCAACGCGCAACCAGTTTTTGCGCGCGCCGTCCGCGAGCAGAAACGCGAAGAAGGTTGCGCCGCGCGCCGTAAACGTAATCTTGCCGGCAACGAGATAATCGGTACCTTCAAACGTCACCGCGTCGTTGAGTTTGAGATTCGCGAGCGCCGTGATTTCGCGCGAAGGTGTTTTCTTCGCGTCCAGCGCATCGAGCGGCGAAACACGTGCAAGCGCCGGCATGGCGATGGACGGTTTTTTGCCTTGCGCGACAAATTCATCGCGCTGATCGAACTCGGCGTTGAGCGCGTCGAGCGTGTCGGAGCACGCGTCAATCGCGTCTTGGAGGTCGGTTTTCTGCTTGAGCGCATTCGCGAGTTGATCGAGTTTCGTCGCGAGTGCGTTCACGCCGTCCGACAAGTCGGCGTCGAACTTGGTGAGCTGATCGAGGTCGCCGTCGCCGATCTGCGCGCTGTCGAACCACCCGGCATAGCCGCGCGGCGCGGTCTGAAATTGCGCGATCAAGCGCAACAGTTTCTGGTCGAGTTGTTCGATTTGAACAACATAGTCCATCCCCGCGCGTTGTTGTGCGCGCGCGAGGCGCGTGCGTTGCGCGTCGTACTTGGCGGCGAGTTGTCGGCGCAGGTGCCGATCCACATCGCGCCGGCGTTCCTTCGCCGCGTAGCCGACGTACTCGGGAATCTGCAATGCGATTTCGAGAATCCGTTGTTGAAGTACATCCATGTCAATCGTCCGATGGGTTAGTTTTTCAATGCGTGTTGAACGACCTTGCCGGTTCCGATGATACACCGTATCGAAAAAGTATGCAACCGGTCGGTGAACTCCCTCTCTAACCCTCCCCCGCTATCGCAGGGGAGGGCTGGGGTGGGGGTGTCACCTTTCAACTTTGCGGCAAGAACAATTCGACGCCGCAGTACGGACACTTGACGAGTCCCTTGCCAACCGCCTCGCGTTCGCCGCCGCAGTTCGGACACTTGGTCGTTTGTACTTTCGCGAGGTCTTGAGAATAAAACACGCCCTCTTGCCAATTGGCGTATCCGCTGAACAATCCTTGATTCACGAGTTCGTAAATCATGTTCTTGACTTGATCGCGCGTCATTTTCATTTCGATGGCGGCGTTCGCGATCGGAACCTTGCCGGCGGTTTGAATCATCCCCAGCAAGCGTTCCTTCTTTTTCACGTCTTCCATCTCTTTGGCTTCTTGCCCGCCCTTGAAAAACATGAACACGCCCGCGCCGCTCAGGATGATCAGGGGCATAATGCCGAACAATGCAAAACCCAGCACCGCGCCGGCGTTGCCCAGCCCTTCACCGCGCGTGCCGACGAACATGAATAGCGACACAACTCCGCAGATCAACACGCCTGCCACGATCAAGACGATGCCAACAATGCGCCCCATAGTTTCTCCATTTGTGATTTCAGATTTGCGATTTACGATTTGCCATTCGCCATTCGCTATTATCCAAATCCCGACGAGCCGCCGCCACCGCCGCCGCCGCCACCGCCACCGCCGCCGCTCCAACCGCCACCGCCACTGCCGGAACTTTTGGGTGCGCTGGTGAGAACGGATGACGTCGTGTTGAGCATCGTGAACAAACCGGCGCTCATCGCGTTCAAACCACGGAACGCGCCGCCCGCCGCGGAATCGAGCGAGGGTGTTGAGCCGCCGCTACTCTTCCCGCCGCCGGAACTGCCGCCGCCCGAAGCCACCTCGCGCGCGTACGGGCGATGATGCAGAGGCGGGTACGTGTCGTACCACACCGGCACGGGCGTTTCAATCGCCGCGAATTTGTTGACCCAGGATTGCTCCAAGCCAAACGCAATCGCGTACGGCAAGTATTTGTCGAACAACTCTTTCGATTCTTCGAGCTTGGTGAACTTTTCGATGTTTTCGAGATAGCGTTTGAACGCGACCCACTTGGCGGATTCCGCCGCGCCTTTCGGAGTGCGGCGCGGCATGAACGGACTGAGCACGATCAAGCCAAGTGCGCCGGCGGCGAGCGCCGCGCCGGGACACCACGCCAGGTCCGCATAATCGGAAAGCAGAGCGCCCAAACCAAAAGTGATGATGCCGAACAGGATCAACAATCCAACGCCGAGACCCGCGTACTTGGCGCGCACCGAATTTGGATTGCCGGCAAAGAATCCCAGTTTGGTGCTTTCTTCGTAAATCTGGGATTGCAAATCCGGAATCGCGGTATAAAATTTTTCTTTCAGGTCGGAAAGATCGCGCTGCCCACCGCCGCTAAACATGCGCTTGATCAACGTTGCTTCGTACTTGCGGACGTTGTTCCAATTGCCTTCCAACGCGAAAGTAAAATCGCGATTCGTGCCGATGCCGAGAAACCCAGGTTCTTGTTTCTCGGTCATTTTGATGACGCCGCGCCGCGCCAAGTCCACAATCGTCGCGACGATTTCTTTCATCTCGGCGCGTTCGTCCACGAGCGTCCCGGCGAGCGCGGGCGGTAAATCGCTTGGCAACGCGTTGCCCGCCGCCGCCGTAATCGCGGGCGCGTCACGACCTTTGGTGTACCACAGCACGTACAGCAGCACCGGACCGATGAACAAAAATATCACGCCGACGAAAAGGAAGAACAGGTTGAAAATGGATTTCATCTGCTCGCGCTGTTCGCGTGCCGCCGCTTCGCGGTCGGCTTGCGCTTGCCAGGGTTGCGCGGTTGCGGTCACGGTGCCGTGTGGAAACTGGACGCGCACTTCAAGTTCTTCACCATTACCCAGGTTTGAACTCGTAAAGACGACAGTCTGTCCATCGCGCACGGCGGCGTCGCCGCTCCCCGTCGTTATCGCGACTTTGAGTTGATCGGTGGGATACGACGCGGGCAGGTGCACGGTGGTCGTCGTCCTCTCGATCATGTACGCACGGTCACTTTCGATGACCTTCCACCAAAATTGATCGCCGCCATCGTAAATGCGTAGCGCGCCGTGAAGTACATAGCGAACCGTAAATGTGCGCGTTTGATTTGTGGTTGGTGGAAAAAACCACCGCACGAATTGTTGATTGTTCTCGCGATACACGCGGAACGTGTTCGCCGATTCGCTCCCGTTCGCTTGGTACTCGCGCCCGCCTTCGGCGACGCTAAATCCATCAATCGAATTGACGTTCTTGAGTTCGACGCCGCGAAATGCGAATGTAAAACCCGGCGTGCCGGAAAAACTGACTTGCCAGGTTTCGACAAATTGCGCGTCGCCGTTTTTAAGGATCGTAACATCCATATCGCGGCGCTGAACTGTCACACTGCGATTTTGCGCGTGGACGGGCGACGCGAACGATAATCCGACGAGCGCAAAAACTACGAGCATTAAGAATCGAAATGTGTGTGTGTGCTTCATTGTGCTTCTCCCAGCGGAATCACCCACCATTATAAGCGCGCGGTGAGTGAATGCAAGTAGGATATTTACATCTATTGCGCGTCTTGCCACATTCCGCGTAACGCGTCCAGGTTTTCGACGACGAGGTCAGGCGTGACACTCGCGCCGACAAGCGCGTCGCGCGTGACGACGCCGGTCAAAACCAGGATGCCTTTCAGCCCGGCGAGTTGCGCGCCTTGAATGTCTGTGTCGAGCCGGTCGCCGAGCATCGCCGCCGCGTCGCGCGGCGCGCCGATTTTCTCTAGCGCGATATCGAACATGGCGCGCTCGGGTTTGCCGATGATCGTCGGCGCAACGTCGGTCGCGGTTTGAATCGCGGCGATGAGCGAACCCGCACCCGGCACCAGTCCGTCTTCGGTTGGAAACGTCTTGTCCGCGTTCGTGCCGACGAATTTCGCGCCACGGCGAATTTCGAGTGAGGCGCGTTTTAGTTTTTCGTACGTCAATTGCCAATCAATCCCCACGACGACGACATCCGCCTCGCGTTCGACGAGTTGAAAGCCGGCGCGCGTCAATTCGTCCGCGATGCCTTGTCCGCCGACGAGGTACACGCGCGCGCCGCGCGGCGCGAGGCGCGGCAAATAACGCGCCGTCGCTTCCGCCGAGGTGAGAACCTGGTTGTCGTCAATCCTCACGTTCATCCGCGCGAGGCGTTCCACGATTTCGGACGCGGGTCGCGCCGAGTTGTTCGTCGCGATGATGAACGCGATGTCGCGCGCGCGAAGAAAATCGAAAAACGCTGGCACGCCCGGCAAATTTTGTTTGCCGTGCCACAAAACTCCATCCGCGTCAATCACGAGCGCGCGGACTGTCGCGAGTGACCAAGCGTTCATCGGTAGTAGATCCCCACGATTAGATTCTGGATGAGCGCCTGCACGACCTGCAACAGAATCAGCGCGACGATAGGCGTAATGTCCATCATACCGATAGATGGAATCACGCGGCGCAACGGCGCGAGGATCGGTTCGGTGATCGAATCGAGCAATTGCACGATCGGGTGGTAGCGGTCAATCGGAAGCCACGAGACGAGCGCGCGACCGATGATCGCAAAGGTGAGCAAGGTGAAAAGCAAATCAATCGCTCTCAGTAAAATTTCCATCAGTTTCTTTCTCCAAAGATGGCGCGCCCGATGCGGAGAATCGTCGCGCCTTCTAAAATTGCGGATTCAAAATCATCCGTCATTCCCATCGAAAGATGTTGCCACGGCTGGGTCGGAAATCGCGCGCGCAGTTCGTCGCGCAGTTCGCGCAACGCGCGAAAGTATGGTCGCGCCGCGTCCGGGCTGGCGACGATAGGTGCGACGGTCATCAAGCCCTGCGTGTCGAGGTGGTCGAGCGCGATGATCTCGCGCACCGCATCGTTAAACGATTCGCGCGGCGATGGCGCAAAACCGTACTTGGTTGATTCGCCGGAGATATTCACTTCGAGCAGAATCGGAATTCGTTTGCCGATCTCTGCCGCGCGCGCGTTCAATTTTTGCGCGAGCGAAACGCTGTCAATCGAGTGAACGAAATCGAACAAGGCGACGGCGTCTTTGACTTTGCGGCTTTGCAAATGTCCGATCAAATGCCAGGTGATGTTAGATAGTTGCGCGATAGCGGTTGGATGGTTGGATAATTGGCGGGTCACCGATGGAATTTTTTCGGATGCTTCTTCGACGCGATTTTCGCCAAAGTGGGCAATGCCAAGCGCGTGCGCGGCGAGAATGGCGTCGGCGGGAAACGTCTTGCTGACCGCGACGAGCGTAATCTCGCGCGGATCGCGGTTCGCGTGTGACGCCGCGTTCGCGATGCGTGTGTGAATTGCTTGCAAGTTTTTTTCGAGGTCAGCCATAGGAAAAATCGCGGTTGAATTACGAACACCTGCCCTGGCGGGCGGTGCCAGGGTTACGAATTGCGATGACCGCGCTAAAGCGTCCGGTTTTTCCGCGCTCCGCGCGCCACGAAAAAAAATCGTCGGTGCGATGCGCGGTGCAAAGGTTGGCGATTTCGATTTGTTCGACGCCGAGCGCGCGCAACTGTTGGGCGTTCGCTTGCCACAGATCGAGATGCACGCCATTGCCGTTTTGTTGAACGAACAGCTCGTCCGCGTCGTCGAACGCGTCGCGCACGCGTACGATCACTTCGTCGCCGACGCGATAGCAACACGGACCAATGGACGGTGCGATGCCGGCGATGAGATCGCGCGGGCGCGTGCCGAACGCATCGCCCATCGCTTGCACGGCGCGCGTCGCGATTTTGAGAACGGTGCCGCGCCAACCTGCGTGCGCGACGCCAATCGCGCGATGCGTAGGATCGTACAACAAAATCGGTACGCAATCGGCAAAGCGCAACATCAGCGGCAGGTTCGGTGTATCCGTCAGCAACGCGTCCACATTCTTGATGCGCGTCCCGCGATGGCGCGCATCCACGCGCGCGATTTGATCGGCTTGGGCTTGGCTTGCATCCACGGTCGCCGCCGCGTCGAGCGCGAGCGCGGCGTGCCAGCGCGCGAGATTCGTCGTGACGTTTGCCGCCCCGTCGCCTACCATGCGGCTGAGGTTGAGCGTGTCGAAAGGAGCGGGGCTAACGCCGCCGTGCCGCGTCGAAATCGCGTGAACGAGCGCGCCGGAATCGCGGAAGGAATCAAAGGTATAGTACACCACGTGGCTGTGCGTATGACGTTGCATCGGAGCGGATTATACCACAACGACCGCGCGACGCAATTAACCCGTTGTCACGGTTTCTAGATTGCGTTATAATCCTGGAAGGCATAGCAGGAGGGAATATGTCGCGCAAAATATTGATTGTGGACGATGAACCGTTGATTGTGGATTCTGTCAAGTATGGTTTAGAAAAAGAAGGATTTACGATGGTCGCCGCGTACGATGGCGAGCAGGCGCTCGAAAAATTTCGCGATGAGAAACCAGACCTGGTATTGCTCGATGTGTTGTTGCCTAAGCGGGATGGCTGGGAGGTGTGCCGCACGATTCGCGCGGAGAGCCGCGTGCCGATCGTGATGCTGACTGCGCGCACGGAAGAAACTGATCGCGTCCTGGGTCTCGAAATGGGCGCGGACGATTATCTCGCCAAGCCATTTGGAATGCGCGAGTTGATCGCGCGCGTGCGCGCCGCGCTTCGCCGCGCGACCGAGTACGCCGAGCCGATCACACAAGCGATTTGTATCGGCGATGTCACGCTCGATACGACAAGTCATCGCGTCATCGTGCGAGGCAAGCCGGTCGAGATGACGTTGAAAGAGTATGACTTGCTCACCGCGTTGATGGGTCGGGCTGGGCAGGTCATCAAGCGGAACGACCTGATTGATCAAGTGTGGCAGACTGATTGGGTTGGCGATACGCGCACGCTCGATGTA is a genomic window containing:
- a CDS encoding YggT family protein, whose translation is MEILLRAIDLLFTLLTFAIIGRALVSWLPIDRYHPIVQLLDSITEPILAPLRRVIPSIGMMDITPIVALILLQVVQALIQNLIVGIYYR
- a CDS encoding HAD-IIA family hydrolase; translated protein: MNAWSLATVRALVIDADGVLWHGKQNLPGVPAFFDFLRARDIAFIIATNNSARPASEIVERLARMNVRIDDNQVLTSAEATARYLPRLAPRGARVYLVGGQGIADELTRAGFQLVEREADVVVVGIDWQLTYEKLKRASLEIRRGAKFVGTNADKTFPTEDGLVPGAGSLIAAIQTATDVAPTIIGKPERAMFDIALEKIGAPRDAAAMLGDRLDTDIQGAQLAGLKGILVLTGVVTRDALVGASVTPDLVVENLDALRGMWQDAQ
- a CDS encoding DUF2207 domain-containing protein — encoded protein: MKHTHTFRFLMLVVFALVGLSFASPVHAQNRSVTVQRRDMDVTILKNGDAQFVETWQVSFSGTPGFTFAFRGVELKNVNSIDGFSVAEGGREYQANGSESANTFRVYRENNQQFVRWFFPPTTNQTRTFTVRYVLHGALRIYDGGDQFWWKVIESDRAYMIERTTTTVHLPASYPTDQLKVAITTGSGDAAVRDGQTVVFTSSNLGNGEELEVRVQFPHGTVTATAQPWQAQADREAAAREQREQMKSIFNLFFLFVGVIFLFIGPVLLYVLWYTKGRDAPAITAAAGNALPSDLPPALAGTLVDERAEMKEIVATIVDLARRGVIKMTEKQEPGFLGIGTNRDFTFALEGNWNNVRKYEATLIKRMFSGGGQRDLSDLKEKFYTAIPDLQSQIYEESTKLGFFAGNPNSVRAKYAGLGVGLLILFGIITFGLGALLSDYADLAWCPGAALAAGALGLIVLSPFMPRRTPKGAAESAKWVAFKRYLENIEKFTKLEESKELFDKYLPYAIAFGLEQSWVNKFAAIETPVPVWYDTYPPLHHRPYAREVASGGGSSGGGKSSGGSTPSLDSAAGGAFRGLNAMSAGLFTMLNTTSSVLTSAPKSSGSGGGGWSGGGGGGGGGGGGGSSGFG
- a CDS encoding response regulator transcription factor, yielding MSRKILIVDDEPLIVDSVKYGLEKEGFTMVAAYDGEQALEKFRDEKPDLVLLDVLLPKRDGWEVCRTIRAESRVPIVMLTARTEETDRVLGLEMGADDYLAKPFGMRELIARVRAALRRATEYAEPITQAICIGDVTLDTTSHRVIVRGKPVEMTLKEYDLLTALMGRAGQVIKRNDLIDQVWQTDWVGDTRTLDVHIRWLREKIEKRPSLPRYIQTVRGVGYRFATAEEIGK
- a CDS encoding YggS family pyridoxal phosphate-dependent enzyme; protein product: MADLEKNLQAIHTRIANAASHANRDPREITLVAVSKTFPADAILAAHALGIAHFGENRVEEASEKIPSVTRQLSNHPTAIAQLSNITWHLIGHLQSRKVKDAVALFDFVHSIDSVSLAQKLNARAAEIGKRIPILLEVNISGESTKYGFAPSPRESFNDAVREIIALDHLDTQGLMTVAPIVASPDAARPYFRALRELRDELRARFPTQPWQHLSMGMTDDFESAILEGATILRIGRAIFGERN
- a CDS encoding DUF4178 domain-containing protein, whose translation is MDVLQQRILEIALQIPEYVGYAAKERRRDVDRHLRRQLAAKYDAQRTRLARAQQRAGMDYVVQIEQLDQKLLRLIAQFQTAPRGYAGWFDSAQIGDGDLDQLTKFDADLSDGVNALATKLDQLANALKQKTDLQDAIDACSDTLDALNAEFDQRDEFVAQGKKPSIAMPALARVSPLDALDAKKTPSREITALANLKLNDAVTFEGTDYLVAGKITFTARGATFFAFLLADGARKNWLRVGPNDAIGWCDEIALRVPTPPPDSLEYDKQSFTRVESGTANANVVGASGSKRGSVNYARYTGELGSVLWAEDYGAETRVMLGRAIDATEIQVYRR
- a CDS encoding PspA/IM30 family protein, which translates into the protein MGILERTTQILRANINDLLNSAEDPEKLLNQIMRDMEDALDKGKAQVAEQIAQEKMLQNDLNAAKKNADEWEQKAELALSKGREDLAREALRRQADYEEQEQVYGKQLEAQKTAVQKLKADLDALDAKYQDARSKKDTLIARAKRVRAEQQIKSASAKLSAVDYSSDLARMERRIQEQEARAAASEELAKSSMDDEFDQLGANDEIEKRLAALKQKMGK
- the pgeF gene encoding peptidoglycan editing factor PgeF translates to MQRHTHSHVVYYTFDSFRDSGALVHAISTRHGGVSPAPFDTLNLSRMVGDGAANVTTNLARWHAALALDAAATVDASQAQADQIARVDARHRGTRIKNVDALLTDTPNLPLMLRFADCVPILLYDPTHRAIGVAHAGWRGTVLKIATRAVQAMGDAFGTRPRDLIAGIAPSIGPCCYRVGDEVIVRVRDAFDDADELFVQQNGNGVHLDLWQANAQQLRALGVEQIEIANLCTAHRTDDFFSWRAERGKTGRFSAVIAIRNPGTARQGRCS